The DNA segment CTATGATTTTGAAAAGGACAGGTATGAATCCGGTTCCATGAAAGCCATATTTAACCATATGCGCTGTGTTGACCTGCTGCAAGCCAGAAAAGACGTAGACCCCGAACGGATCGGGGTGATCGGGCATTCGCTCGGCGGGCACAACGCCATTTTTGCAGGTGCCTTTGATACCCGCATCAAAGTAGTGGTATCCAGCTGTGGCTGGACCCTTTTTGGCAATTATAACGCAGGCAACGAAGTAAGCCAAAAACATGGTGGCCGGTTAGGCCCCTGGGCACAAATGCGTTATATGCCCCTGGTAAGAGATAAATATCAGCTGGATGCAGCGCAGATGCCCTTTGATTTTGACGAAGCAATTGCAAGCCTGGCCCCAAGGCCTTTCTTCTCCAATTCGCCAAAAAGTGACGCCAATTTTGATGTAAAGGGTGTAAAAGAAGGAATTTTAAATGTAACTAAGGTATATAAATTTTTAAATGCTGATGATAAGCTCCAGGTAGATTACCCTGATGCAGGGCACGATTTCCCTCCGGAAGTCAGGCTAAACGCTTACGCATTTATTGACAAGGAACTAAACCATACAAGTATTCACAAAAAATTATTGTTTTAACCACTGGCGGCGCTGAAAAATAGGATAAGTTTCGTCCAAAACAATATAATTAAACAAGTAAATTAGGTTAGATATTTTTATTGGAGTAGATGGATAGGGGTCAGCAGTATAAATGGCTGGCCGGCCAGAGCTATTTAACTATCCGGATTTTTATACTATATTTCGGGTACGTACACTTATTAATAAAACTTAAAATTAAACCATATAACATGCTGAAAATTTACAACAAAACCAAACGACCATGGCGAATTCCCTGCTGGGGAATAGCCATGCTGATTTTCCTGACCTCCTTTATGCCGGGGCGGGTTTTATCACAAGATTTAAAATTAATTACCGGTACAGTTACTGAAGCTAACGGAGCACCACTTCCGGGTGTAAGTGTTAAAGTAAAGGGTACACAAAAGGCGACTTCAACAAGTAATGCCGGAAAATACAACATCCAGGCTAAAAGTACTGATGTTTTAGTTTTTTCTTTTGTTGGCTCAGAAACACAGGAAGTCACTGTTGGTGCCAGAACAACAATCAATGTTAAACTGGCTGATGATGCGAAATCATTAGACGAGACCGTGATCATTGGTTATCAGACGGTAAAGAAAACTGATTTAACCGGTGCAATCGGCCAGGTTAAAATGTCTGACCTTAATAAAGCTCCTGTGTCCTCATTTGCTGAGGCGCTTGCCGGACGTGTATCTGGCGTACAAGTGTCATCAGGAGATGGACAACCGGGTAGCAACATGAGCATTATGATCAGGGGGGCGGCATCAATCAATAACAGTACGCAACCTTTATACGTTATCGATGGTTTCGCTACGGAGGCGGTTGAAAGTACCAGCTTGAACCCTGATGATATTGAATCCATAACCATATTGAAAGATGCAGCTGCTACTTCTGTTTATGGATCAAGAGCAACAAATGGTGTTGTAGTGATTCAAACTAAAAGTGGTAAAGTTGGGAAACCAGTGATTTCCTATAACAGTTCATATGGTGCCCAGATCGTAGCTAAAGAAATTGATCTGATGAGCCCTTATGAATTTGTAAAATACCAGTTTGAACGTAACCCAACAGATGCAGCGGCAAACTATCTTACCAATGGGAAAACATTGGAGTCCTATAAAAACGACAAGGGTATTTACTGGCCCGGACAAATTCTTCGCACCGGTTCTGTGTTTATAAATAATATTGCGGTAAGAGGCGGTAGCGAAAATACCAAGTATGCCATATCGGGTGGGGGCTTTGATCAAAAGGGAGTGCTGATTAACACCGGTTACAAAAGATATCAAGGAAGGGCAAAACTTGATCAGACCATAAGTAATAAGCTTAAAGTCGGTATCTCTGCAGATTATATGGATGTTTCTGCTTTTGGGGTGCAGGCTTCCAGTATTCCTACCGGCGGTGGTGCTTCCAGCGCAATCTGGTTTAGGACCTGGGTTTACAGACCCACCGGCGGAAGTGCAACCACCTACGACATTTTGAATGAAGACGGAGATCCCGAGAGCATTAATAGCAGTGACATCAGGTTAAACCCAAGGGTAACCGCAGAAAATGAATACTCGTATAATACGTATGTGAACTTTAACGCGAACGCCTATCTTACCTATAATGTAACAAAAGATCTGATTTTAAAAGTTACAGGGGTAAAAAATGCACTTAGAAGAGGTCAGGATCGCTTTTATAATTCAAAAACGCCACAGGCAAGCCCATTAAATCCACTGGCTACTCAGGGTATATTTGGATCCGTGCTTCAATCTTTTGCCGACACCTGGTCGAACGAAAACACC comes from the Pedobacter heparinus DSM 2366 genome and includes:
- a CDS encoding alpha/beta fold hydrolase yields the protein MKIINFTKKLFAAVPLLFFFAGAALAIAVPIASSGPELLVYVNRSGQKKPVSTKAEWQIKRQQILERMQQVMGKLPGRKGLPAMDIQITDSLKEDGFTRYTINFTVAENEILPADLYIPHQSGKPKRLPAMLALHGTSALGKRSIGGESPLANRAYAKELAMRGYVVIAPDYPSFGDLKDYDFEKDRYESGSMKAIFNHMRCVDLLQARKDVDPERIGVIGHSLGGHNAIFAGAFDTRIKVVVSSCGWTLFGNYNAGNEVSQKHGGRLGPWAQMRYMPLVRDKYQLDAAQMPFDFDEAIASLAPRPFFSNSPKSDANFDVKGVKEGILNVTKVYKFLNADDKLQVDYPDAGHDFPPEVRLNAYAFIDKELNHTSIHKKLLF